In a genomic window of Triticum dicoccoides isolate Atlit2015 ecotype Zavitan unplaced genomic scaffold, WEW_v2.0 scaffold190177, whole genome shotgun sequence:
- the LOC119344876 gene encoding subtilisin-chymotrypsin inhibitor-2A-like codes for MSSSDDTCGKKASWPELVGKSIEEAKKIIMKDRPDVKIIEVFPVGTAVTGDFRPDRVRIFVDTVAEIPRIG; via the coding sequence ATGAGCTCCTCGGACGACACCTGCGGCAAGAAGGCGTCGTGGCCGGAGCTGGTTGGGAAGTCCAtcgaggaggccaagaagatcatcaTGAAGGACAGGCCGGATGTGAAGATCATCGAGGTCTTCCCGGTCGGCACCGCCGTGACCGGGGACTTCAGGCCCGACCGTGTCCGCATCTTCGTCGACACCGTTGCGGAGATCCCCCGCATTGGCTAG